The following coding sequences are from one Microtus pennsylvanicus isolate mMicPen1 chromosome 1, mMicPen1.hap1, whole genome shotgun sequence window:
- the Sympk gene encoding symplekin isoform X1, which produces MASGSGDSVTRRSVASQFFTQEEGPGIDGMTTSERVVDLLNQAALITNDSKITVLKQVQELIINKDPTLLDNFLDEIIAFQADKSIEVRKFVIGFIEEACKRDIELLLKLIANLNMLLRDENVNVVKKAILTMTQLYKVALQWMVKSRVINDLQEACWDMVSSMAGEIILLLDSDNDGIRTHAIKFVEGLIVTLSPRMADSEVPRRQEHDISLDRIPRDHPYIQYNVLWEEGKAALEQLLKFMVHPAISSINLTTALGSLANIARQRPMFMSEVIQAYETLHANLPPTLAKSQVSSVRKNLKLHLLSVLKHPASLEFQAQITTLLVDLGTPQAEIARNMPSSKDSRKRPRDDADSTLKKMKLEPNLGEDDEDKDLEPGPSGTSKASAQISGQSDTDITAEFLQPLLTPDNVANLVLISMVYLPETMPASFQAIYTPVESAGTEAQIKHLARLMATQMTAAGLGPGVEQTKQCKEEPKEEKVVKPESVLIKRRLSVQGQAISVVGSLNTMSPLEEEVPQAKRRPEPIIPVTQPRLAGAGGRKKIFRLSDVLKPLTDAQVEAMKLGAVKRILRAEKAVACSGAAQVRIKILASLVTQFDSGLKSEVLSFILEDVRGRLDLAFAWLYQEYNAYLAAGASGTLDKYEDCLIRLLSGLQEKPDQKDGVFTKVVLEAPLITESALEVIRKYCEDESRAYLGMSTLGDLIFKRPSRQFQYLHVLLDLSSHEKDRVRSQALLFIKRMYEKEQLREYVEKFALNYLQLLVHPNPPSVLFGADKDTEVAAPWTEETVKQCLYLYLALLPQNHKLIHELAAVYTEAIADIKRTVLRVIEQPIRGMGMNSPELLLLVENCPKGAETLVTRCLHSLTDKVPPSPELVKRVRDLYHKRLPDVRFLIPVLNGLEKKEVIQALPKLIKLNPIVVKEVFNRLLGTQHGEGNSALSPLNPGELLIALHNIDSVKCDMKSIIKATNLCFAERNVYTSEVLAVVMQQLMEQSPLPMLLMRTVIQSLTMYPRLGGFVMNILARLIMKQVWKYPKVWEGFIKCCQRTKPQSFQVILQLPPQQLSAVFDKCPELREPLLAHVRSFTPHQQAHIPNSIMTILEASGKQEPEVKEAPAGPLEEDDLEPLALALGPAPAPAPRPPQDLIGLRLAQEKALKRQLEEEQKLKPTGVGAPAASASSMPAVVPAARTGPTPTEEAMEYREEGPECETPAIFISMDDDSGLAETTLLDSSLEGPLPKEAAAVGPSSKDERSPQSLNHAVEESLTTSSPEARETESKGNS; this is translated from the exons GTCCAGGAGCTGATCATCAACAAAGACCCCACCCTGCTTGACAACTTTCTGGAT GAGATCATCGCTTTCCAAGCAGACAAGTCCATTGAAGTGCGCAAGTTTGTCATTGGCTTCATTGAGGAGGCATG cAAGCGGGACATTGAACTGCTGCTAAAACTGATTGCCAACCTCAACATGCTCCTGCGGGATGAAAACGTGAATGTGGTAAAGAAAGCCATCCTGACCATGACCCAGCTCTACAAGGTGGCCTTGCAG TGGATGGTGAAGTCTCGGGTCATCAACGATCTCCAGGAGGCCTGCTGGGACATGGTATCCTCCATGGCTGGAGAAATCATCCTGCTATTGGATTCTGACAATGACGGCATCCGTACACATGCCATCAAGTTTGTGGAGGGCCTCATTGTCACCCTGTCACCGCGCATGGCTGATTCAGAGGTACCCCGACGCCAAGAACATGACATCAGTCTGGACCGAATCCCCCGAGATCACCCCTACATCCAGTACA ATGTCCTGTGGGAGGAAGGCAAGGCGGCCTTGGAGCAACTGTTGAAGTTCATGGTGCACCCTGCCATCTCCTCCATCAACCTGACCACAGCTCTGGGCTCCCTTGCCAACATCGCCCGCCAGAGACCCATGTTCATGTCCGAGGTGATCCAGGCATATGAGACTCTGCATG CCAACCTGCCCCCAACACTGGCCAAGTCCCAGGTGAGCAGCGTGCGTAAAAACCTCAAGCTGCACTTGCTGAGTGTGCTCAAGCACCCTGCCTCCTTGGAGTTCCAGGCCCAGATCACCACCCTGCTGGTGGACCTGGGCACCCCCCAGGCAGAGATCGCCCGCAATATGCCCAGCAGCAAGGACTCCCGCAAACGGCCCCGGGATGATGCTGACTCCACGctgaagaaaatgaaactgg AGCCCAACTTGGGAGAAGATGATGAAGACAAAGACTTGGAGCCTGGCCCATCAGGGACTTCGAAGGCCTCAGCCCAGATCTCAGGCCAGTCAGACACGGACATCACTGCTGAGTTCTTGCAGCCTCTCCTGACGCCTGACAATGTAGCCAATCTG GTTCTCATCAGCATGGTGTACCTGCCTGAGACCATGCCTGCCTCCTTCCAAGCCATCTACACCCCAGTGGAGTCAGCAGGCACCGAAGCCCAGATCAAGCACCTTGCTCGGCTCATGGCCACACAGAtgacagctgcaggactgggtccTG GTGTGGAGCAGACAAAACAGTGTAAGGAAGAGCCCAAGGAGGAGAAGGTGGTGAAGCCTGAGAGCGTTTTGATCAAGCGTCGTCTGTCAGTGCAGGGCCAGGCCATCTCTGTGGTGGGCTCTCTGAACACCATGTCCCCCTTGGAGGAGGAGGTACCCCAGGCCAAGAGGAGGCCGGAACCCATCATCCCTGTCACACAGCCACG GCTGGCAGGCGCTGGTGGGCGCAAGAAGATCTTTCGTCTGAGTGACGTGCTAAAGCCCCTGACGGATGCCCAGGTGGAAGCCATGAAGCTGGGCGCTGTGAAGCGGATCCTGAGGGCTGAGAAGGCTGTAGCCTGCAGTGGGGCTGCCCAG GTGCGTATCAAGATCCTGGCCAGCCTCGTAACACAGTTCGACTCTGGCCTCAAGTCAGAGGTGCTGTCCTTCATCCTGGAAGATGTCCGGGGTCGCCTGGACCTGGCTTTCGCCTGGCTCTACCAGGAGTACAATGCCTACCTTGCAGCAGGGGCTTCAGGCACTCTGGACAAGTATGAGGACTGCCTCATCCGCCTGCTCTCTGGCCTGCAGGAGAAACCGGACCAGAAGGATGG GGTCTTCACCAAGGTGGTTTTGGAGGCCCCACTGATCACCGAGAGTGCTTTGGAGGTGATACGGAAGTATTGTGAGGATGAG AGTCGCGCCTACCTGGGCATGTCGACACTTGGAGACCTGATCTTCAAGCGACCTTCTCGCCAGTTCCAGTACCTGCATGTCCTCCTTGACCTCAGCTCTCATGAGAAGGACAGG GTGCGCTCCCAGGCCCTACTCTTCATTAAGCGCATGTATGAGAAGGAACAGCTTCGAGAGTATGTGGAAAAATTCGCCCTCAACTACCTGCAGCTCCTGGTGCACCCCAACCCGCCCTCAGTGCTCTTCGGAGCTGACAAGGACACAG AGGTGGCCGCGCCCTGGACCGAGGAGACAGTGAAGCAGTGTCTTTATCTCTatctggctctcctgcctcagaACCACAAGCTGATCCACGAGCTGGCAGCCGTGTACACTGAGGCCATCGCCGACATCAAGCGGACAGTGCTGAGGGTCATTGAGCAGCCG ATCCGAGGGATGGGCATGAACTCACCAGAGCTGCTACTGCTAGTGGAAAACTGTCCCAAGGGGGCAGAGACGCTGGTCACCCGCTGCCTGCACAGCCTTACGGACAAAG TACCGCCGTCCCCAGAGCTGGTGAAGCGGGTCCGAGACCTGTACCACAAGCGGCTGCCTGATGTGCGCTTCCTCATCCCTGTGCTCAATGGGCTGGAGAAG AAAGAGGTGATCCAGGCCCTGCCCAAGCTCATCAAACTCAACCCCATTGTGGTGAAGGAGGTCTTCAACCGCCTGCTGGGCACCCAGCACG GTGAAGGGAACTCAGCCTTGTCCCCCCTCAATCCGGGAGAGCTGCTGATTGCACTGCACAACATTGACTCTGTGAAGTGTGACATGAAATCCATCATCAAAG CCACCAACCTGTGCTTTGCGGAGCGGAATGTGTACACATCGGAGGTGCTAGCTGTGGTGATGCAGCAGCTGATGGAGCAAAGCCCCCTGCCCATGCTGCTCATGCGGACCGTCATCCAGTCCCTGACCATGTACCCCCGCCTGGGGGGCTTCGTCATGAACATCCTGGCCCGACTCATCATGAAGCAG GTGTGGAAGTACCCCAAGGTATGGGAGGGCTTCATCAAGTGCTGCCAGCGCACCAAGCCGCAGAGCTTCCAGGTCATCCTGCAGCTACCTCCGCAGCAGCTTAGCGCGGTCTTTGACAAGTGCCCTGAACTCCGGGAGCCGCTGCTGGCCCACGTGCGCTCCTTCACTCCCCACCAG CAAGCACACATCCCCAACTCCATCATGACCATCCTGGAGGCAAGCGGCAAGCAGGAACCCGAAGTCAAGGAAGCACCTGCAGGGCCCCTGGAAGAG GATGACCTAGAGCCCTTGGCTCTGGCTCTGGGCCCAGCCCCGGCCCCTGCTCCGCGGCCCCCTCAGGACCTCATCGGCCTGCGATTGGCTCAGGAGAAGGCCCTGAAGCGGCAGCTGGAGGAAGAGCAGAAGCTGAAGCCCACAGGTGTAGGAGCACCTGCTGCCTCGGCATCTTCCATGCCCGCGGTGGTGCCGGCAGCCCGAACTGGTCCCACCCCTACTGAGGAGGCCATGGAATACCGGGAGGAGGGTCCTGAATGCGAGACCCCGGCCATCTTCATCAGCATGGACGACGACTCAGGGCTGGCCGAAACTACGCTCTTGGACTCTAGTCTTGAGGGTCCCCTGCCTAAG gaggcagcagcagtcGGACCGAGCTCCAAGGATGAGCGAAGCCCCCAGAGCCTCAACCACGCAGTGGAGGAATCCCTGACGACCTCCAGCCCAGAGGCCAGGGAAACCGAGAGCAAGGGGAACAGCTGA
- the Sympk gene encoding symplekin isoform X2: MASGSGDSVTRRSVASQFFTQEEGPGIDGMTTSERVVDLLNQAALITNDSKITVLKQVQELIINKDPTLLDNFLDEIIAFQADKSIEVRKFVIGFIEEACKRDIELLLKLIANLNMLLRDENVNVVKKAILTMTQLYKVALQWMVKSRVINDLQEACWDMVSSMAGEIILLLDSDNDGIRTHAIKFVEGLIVTLSPRMADSEVPRRQEHDISLDRIPRDHPYIQYNVLWEEGKAALEQLLKFMVHPAISSINLTTALGSLANIARQRPMFMSEVIQAYETLHANLPPTLAKSQVSSVRKNLKLHLLSVLKHPASLEFQAQITTLLVDLGTPQAEIARNMPSSKDSRKRPRDDADSTLKKMKLEPNLGEDDEDKDLEPGPSGTSKASAQISGQSDTDITAEFLQPLLTPDNVANLVLISMVYLPETMPASFQAIYTPVESAGTEAQIKHLARLMATQMTAAGLGPGVEQTKQCKEEPKEEKVVKPESVLIKRRLSVQGQAISVVGSLNTMSPLEEEVPQAKRRPEPIIPVTQPRLAGAGGRKKIFRLSDVLKPLTDAQVEAMKLGAVKRILRAEKAVACSGAAQVRIKILASLVTQFDSGLKSEVLSFILEDVRGRLDLAFAWLYQEYNAYLAAGASGTLDKYEDCLIRLLSGLQEKPDQKDGVFTKVVLEAPLITESALEVIRKYCEDESRAYLGMSTLGDLIFKRPSRQFQYLHVLLDLSSHEKDRVRSQALLFIKRMYEKEQLREYVEKFALNYLQLLVHPNPPSVLFGADKDTEVAAPWTEETVKQCLYLYLALLPQNHKLIHELAAVYTEAIADIKRTVLRVIEQPIRGMGMNSPELLLLVENCPKGAETLVTRCLHSLTDKVPPSPELVKRVRDLYHKRLPDVRFLIPVLNGLEKKEVIQALPKLIKLNPIVVKEVFNRLLGTQHGEGNSALSPLNPGELLIALHNIDSVKCDMKSIIKGTQGSGAHGASQRLKGLC, from the exons GTCCAGGAGCTGATCATCAACAAAGACCCCACCCTGCTTGACAACTTTCTGGAT GAGATCATCGCTTTCCAAGCAGACAAGTCCATTGAAGTGCGCAAGTTTGTCATTGGCTTCATTGAGGAGGCATG cAAGCGGGACATTGAACTGCTGCTAAAACTGATTGCCAACCTCAACATGCTCCTGCGGGATGAAAACGTGAATGTGGTAAAGAAAGCCATCCTGACCATGACCCAGCTCTACAAGGTGGCCTTGCAG TGGATGGTGAAGTCTCGGGTCATCAACGATCTCCAGGAGGCCTGCTGGGACATGGTATCCTCCATGGCTGGAGAAATCATCCTGCTATTGGATTCTGACAATGACGGCATCCGTACACATGCCATCAAGTTTGTGGAGGGCCTCATTGTCACCCTGTCACCGCGCATGGCTGATTCAGAGGTACCCCGACGCCAAGAACATGACATCAGTCTGGACCGAATCCCCCGAGATCACCCCTACATCCAGTACA ATGTCCTGTGGGAGGAAGGCAAGGCGGCCTTGGAGCAACTGTTGAAGTTCATGGTGCACCCTGCCATCTCCTCCATCAACCTGACCACAGCTCTGGGCTCCCTTGCCAACATCGCCCGCCAGAGACCCATGTTCATGTCCGAGGTGATCCAGGCATATGAGACTCTGCATG CCAACCTGCCCCCAACACTGGCCAAGTCCCAGGTGAGCAGCGTGCGTAAAAACCTCAAGCTGCACTTGCTGAGTGTGCTCAAGCACCCTGCCTCCTTGGAGTTCCAGGCCCAGATCACCACCCTGCTGGTGGACCTGGGCACCCCCCAGGCAGAGATCGCCCGCAATATGCCCAGCAGCAAGGACTCCCGCAAACGGCCCCGGGATGATGCTGACTCCACGctgaagaaaatgaaactgg AGCCCAACTTGGGAGAAGATGATGAAGACAAAGACTTGGAGCCTGGCCCATCAGGGACTTCGAAGGCCTCAGCCCAGATCTCAGGCCAGTCAGACACGGACATCACTGCTGAGTTCTTGCAGCCTCTCCTGACGCCTGACAATGTAGCCAATCTG GTTCTCATCAGCATGGTGTACCTGCCTGAGACCATGCCTGCCTCCTTCCAAGCCATCTACACCCCAGTGGAGTCAGCAGGCACCGAAGCCCAGATCAAGCACCTTGCTCGGCTCATGGCCACACAGAtgacagctgcaggactgggtccTG GTGTGGAGCAGACAAAACAGTGTAAGGAAGAGCCCAAGGAGGAGAAGGTGGTGAAGCCTGAGAGCGTTTTGATCAAGCGTCGTCTGTCAGTGCAGGGCCAGGCCATCTCTGTGGTGGGCTCTCTGAACACCATGTCCCCCTTGGAGGAGGAGGTACCCCAGGCCAAGAGGAGGCCGGAACCCATCATCCCTGTCACACAGCCACG GCTGGCAGGCGCTGGTGGGCGCAAGAAGATCTTTCGTCTGAGTGACGTGCTAAAGCCCCTGACGGATGCCCAGGTGGAAGCCATGAAGCTGGGCGCTGTGAAGCGGATCCTGAGGGCTGAGAAGGCTGTAGCCTGCAGTGGGGCTGCCCAG GTGCGTATCAAGATCCTGGCCAGCCTCGTAACACAGTTCGACTCTGGCCTCAAGTCAGAGGTGCTGTCCTTCATCCTGGAAGATGTCCGGGGTCGCCTGGACCTGGCTTTCGCCTGGCTCTACCAGGAGTACAATGCCTACCTTGCAGCAGGGGCTTCAGGCACTCTGGACAAGTATGAGGACTGCCTCATCCGCCTGCTCTCTGGCCTGCAGGAGAAACCGGACCAGAAGGATGG GGTCTTCACCAAGGTGGTTTTGGAGGCCCCACTGATCACCGAGAGTGCTTTGGAGGTGATACGGAAGTATTGTGAGGATGAG AGTCGCGCCTACCTGGGCATGTCGACACTTGGAGACCTGATCTTCAAGCGACCTTCTCGCCAGTTCCAGTACCTGCATGTCCTCCTTGACCTCAGCTCTCATGAGAAGGACAGG GTGCGCTCCCAGGCCCTACTCTTCATTAAGCGCATGTATGAGAAGGAACAGCTTCGAGAGTATGTGGAAAAATTCGCCCTCAACTACCTGCAGCTCCTGGTGCACCCCAACCCGCCCTCAGTGCTCTTCGGAGCTGACAAGGACACAG AGGTGGCCGCGCCCTGGACCGAGGAGACAGTGAAGCAGTGTCTTTATCTCTatctggctctcctgcctcagaACCACAAGCTGATCCACGAGCTGGCAGCCGTGTACACTGAGGCCATCGCCGACATCAAGCGGACAGTGCTGAGGGTCATTGAGCAGCCG ATCCGAGGGATGGGCATGAACTCACCAGAGCTGCTACTGCTAGTGGAAAACTGTCCCAAGGGGGCAGAGACGCTGGTCACCCGCTGCCTGCACAGCCTTACGGACAAAG TACCGCCGTCCCCAGAGCTGGTGAAGCGGGTCCGAGACCTGTACCACAAGCGGCTGCCTGATGTGCGCTTCCTCATCCCTGTGCTCAATGGGCTGGAGAAG AAAGAGGTGATCCAGGCCCTGCCCAAGCTCATCAAACTCAACCCCATTGTGGTGAAGGAGGTCTTCAACCGCCTGCTGGGCACCCAGCACG GTGAAGGGAACTCAGCCTTGTCCCCCCTCAATCCGGGAGAGCTGCTGATTGCACTGCACAACATTGACTCTGTGAAGTGTGACATGAAATCCATCATCAAAG GAACTCAAGGAAGCGGAGCCCATGGAGCAAGCCAGAGGCTCAAGGGCCTCTGTTAG